Proteins from one Burkholderia oklahomensis C6786 genomic window:
- a CDS encoding NAD(P) transhydrogenase subunit alpha, with protein MEIINHTVINVIIFVLAVYVGYHVVWNVTPALHTPLMAVTNAISAIVIVGAMLAAALTLGGVGKFFGTLAVALAAVNVFGGFLVTRRMLEMFKKKEPKQAGGKAKEGAR; from the coding sequence ATGGAGATCATCAATCACACGGTCATCAACGTGATCATCTTCGTGCTGGCGGTGTACGTCGGCTACCACGTGGTCTGGAACGTGACGCCCGCGCTGCACACGCCGCTGATGGCGGTGACGAACGCGATCTCGGCGATCGTGATCGTCGGCGCGATGCTCGCGGCCGCATTGACGCTGGGCGGCGTCGGCAAGTTCTTCGGCACGCTCGCCGTCGCGCTCGCGGCCGTCAACGTGTTCGGCGGCTTCCTCGTGACGAGGCGCATGCTCGAGATGTTCAAGAAGAAAGAGCCGAAGCAGGCGGGCGGCAAGGCGAAGGAGGGCGCGCG
- a CDS encoding Re/Si-specific NAD(P)(+) transhydrogenase subunit alpha, which yields MHIGVPAETRANEARVAATPETVKKYAAAGHRVTVGRGAGVAASFPDDAYAAAGAELTDAATAFGADIVLKVQAPTDAEAAQLTRGATLVGMLDPFNAEQAARLAAAGVTGFALEAAPRTTRAQSLDVLSSQANIAGYKAVLVAAALYPRFFPMLMTAAGTVKAARVLVLGAGVAGLQAIATAKRLGAVIEASDVRPAVKEQIESLGAKFLDVPYETQEERDAAEGVGGYARPMPASWLGRQAALVHERAKQADIVITTALIPGRPAPTLISVETVQSMKPGSVLVDLAAGRGPEFDGRKSGNCPLTVADQVIVHQGVTIAGYTNLAAMVPADASSLYARNLFDFLKLIVTKEGALNIDLSDDIVAATLLCRDGEVARK from the coding sequence ATGCATATCGGAGTGCCTGCTGAAACGCGGGCGAACGAGGCGCGCGTGGCAGCGACGCCGGAGACGGTCAAGAAGTACGCGGCGGCCGGCCACCGCGTGACGGTCGGGCGCGGCGCAGGCGTGGCCGCGAGCTTTCCTGACGACGCGTACGCCGCTGCCGGCGCCGAGCTGACCGACGCGGCCACCGCGTTCGGCGCGGACATCGTGCTGAAGGTCCAGGCGCCCACCGATGCGGAGGCCGCGCAGTTGACGCGCGGCGCGACGCTCGTCGGGATGCTCGATCCGTTCAACGCCGAGCAGGCGGCGCGTCTGGCGGCGGCGGGCGTCACGGGCTTCGCGCTCGAAGCCGCGCCGCGCACGACGCGCGCGCAGAGCCTCGACGTGCTGTCGTCGCAGGCGAACATCGCCGGCTACAAGGCGGTGCTCGTCGCCGCGGCGCTGTATCCGCGCTTCTTTCCGATGCTGATGACGGCCGCGGGCACCGTGAAGGCCGCGCGCGTGCTCGTGCTCGGCGCGGGCGTCGCGGGGCTGCAGGCGATCGCGACCGCGAAGCGCCTCGGCGCCGTCATCGAAGCGTCCGACGTGCGTCCCGCCGTGAAGGAGCAGATCGAATCGCTCGGCGCGAAATTCCTCGACGTTCCTTACGAAACGCAAGAAGAGCGCGACGCGGCCGAGGGCGTCGGCGGCTACGCGCGGCCGATGCCGGCGTCGTGGCTGGGGCGCCAGGCGGCGCTCGTGCACGAGCGCGCGAAGCAGGCCGACATCGTCATCACGACCGCGCTGATTCCGGGCCGTCCCGCGCCGACGCTGATCTCCGTCGAGACCGTGCAGTCGATGAAGCCGGGCTCGGTGCTCGTCGATCTCGCGGCGGGCCGCGGCCCCGAATTCGACGGCCGCAAGAGCGGCAACTGCCCGCTCACCGTCGCCGACCAGGTGATCGTCCATCAGGGCGTGACGATCGCCGGCTACACGAACCTGGCCGCGATGGTGCCGGCCGACGCGTCGTCGCTCTACGCGCGCAATCTGTTCGACTTCCTGAAGCTGATCGTCACGAAGGAAGGCGCGCTCAACATCGATCTTTCGGACGACATCGTCGCCGCGACGCTTCTGTGTCGCGACGGCGAAGTCGCGCGCAAATAA